In Leptospira saintgironsiae, one genomic interval encodes:
- a CDS encoding STAS domain-containing protein → MGENSEIIEIKPELTALFNDYYAFRNQLMDAIAKKPVKIVLDLGKIPVMNSISISSLVWFCKNAKLEGIEIDIREIHPDLMKTFEVLKIDEYFQRI, encoded by the coding sequence ATGGGTGAAAATTCGGAGATTATCGAGATCAAGCCGGAGCTGACTGCCCTTTTTAACGACTATTACGCATTTCGAAACCAGTTGATGGACGCAATTGCCAAAAAACCGGTTAAAATCGTCTTGGATCTGGGCAAAATTCCTGTGATGAATTCCATTTCTATCAGTTCGCTGGTTTGGTTTTGCAAAAATGCGAAGTTAGAAGGGATTGAGATCGATATTAGAGAGATACATCCTGATTTGATGAAAACTTTCGAAGTTCTCAAGATCGACGAATACTTTCAACGAATCTAA
- a CDS encoding LIC10301 family lipoprotein produces MKKILFSIAVLSLFIGCQPPLQERILGIWERTSVCTADGQCKNSEPGKAPKLSIFRPGLAIYENPEDPENQRRIEYEFYEKETKSREPELIFRFLNLGFDIRYIVKKANKETLELSNPDLNNTEIYKKLGPAPE; encoded by the coding sequence ATGAAAAAAATTCTTTTTTCCATAGCAGTCTTATCCTTATTCATAGGCTGCCAACCTCCTCTACAGGAGAGAATCTTAGGTATATGGGAAAGAACTTCCGTTTGTACAGCAGACGGACAGTGTAAAAATTCAGAGCCGGGCAAGGCTCCTAAACTTTCTATCTTCAGACCTGGACTTGCGATTTACGAGAATCCGGAAGATCCTGAAAACCAACGCAGAATAGAATATGAGTTTTATGAAAAAGAAACCAAGTCGAGAGAGCCTGAACTTATATTTAGGTTTTTGAATCTAGGATTCGATATTCGTTATATTGTGAAAAAAGCGAATAAAGAAACTCTGGAGTTATCCAATCCGGATCTGAACAATACCGAAATTTATAAAAAATTAGGCCCTGCTCCAGAATGA
- a CDS encoding tetratricopeptide repeat protein yields the protein MIFCRKKLSAILLGSILLFGVGLGSKETETSDENQSILAPSPEGELPLPPQPTDQSEVSRRKYLILALNTETINLLRSNALARAQANIERLKKLDPDCLEYHYLNGAYLYVIGRYPQSKKALLKAVEINPSHDPSYYLLGMIFVRRSKWESSVQYFQKAVELANYNPFYRLNMALAYFETGQYLKAKAEAEKGIELKPNYRNLKLILLKVNFLLGNKADALAQCKEFAKEGFVHREFAYIYARLAMDIDKNFRKAIKLYNQFPDLPFNEKRFLAHAYFHTSNYRASANVYSIISGSKILSEEDRVNYLRSLVYIKDYRRLESFVASWMLEEPEKKLKIQEALDTAELLRENDPKVYHMLPSRSPY from the coding sequence ATGATTTTTTGTCGGAAGAAACTTTCTGCAATCCTCCTAGGCTCTATACTTCTATTCGGAGTTGGCCTAGGATCTAAGGAAACCGAAACTTCCGACGAAAACCAATCCATACTTGCCCCTTCTCCTGAAGGGGAATTGCCACTTCCTCCTCAGCCCACAGACCAAAGCGAAGTTTCTAGAAGAAAATACCTGATCTTAGCTTTAAATACGGAAACAATCAATCTATTAAGATCGAATGCTTTAGCTCGTGCCCAAGCGAATATAGAACGTTTGAAAAAGTTAGATCCGGATTGTTTAGAATATCATTATCTTAACGGCGCATATTTGTACGTGATAGGAAGATATCCGCAATCCAAAAAAGCACTTTTGAAAGCTGTGGAGATTAACCCAAGTCACGATCCATCTTATTATCTTCTTGGAATGATTTTTGTAAGAAGAAGTAAATGGGAATCTTCTGTTCAATACTTCCAGAAAGCAGTGGAACTTGCGAATTATAATCCTTTTTACAGATTGAATATGGCTCTGGCTTATTTTGAAACAGGGCAATATCTAAAAGCAAAAGCAGAAGCGGAGAAGGGTATAGAACTCAAACCTAATTACAGGAACTTAAAACTGATCTTACTAAAAGTGAATTTTCTTTTAGGAAATAAAGCGGATGCTTTGGCTCAGTGTAAGGAATTTGCAAAAGAAGGTTTTGTTCACAGAGAATTTGCTTATATCTACGCAAGACTTGCAATGGATATAGATAAGAATTTCCGTAAAGCGATCAAACTTTATAATCAATTTCCTGATCTTCCATTTAACGAAAAAAGATTTTTAGCTCATGCATACTTTCATACTTCGAATTACAGAGCTTCTGCAAATGTGTATTCTATAATTTCAGGATCTAAAATACTATCAGAAGAAGATAGAGTAAATTATCTCAGGTCTTTAGTGTATATCAAAGATTATAGAAGACTAGAATCTTTTGTAGCTTCTTGGATGTTAGAAGAGCCTGAAAAAAAATTAAAGATCCAAGAAGCTTTGGATACTGCGGAACTTCTGAGAGAGAACGATCCAAAAGTGTATCATATGCTTCCTTCTCGTTCTCCTTATTAA
- a CDS encoding YbaN family protein, which yields MAEQKDYSHEVKLHKYGFVRYLLIIIGTISLILGIIGIFTPVLPTTPFLLLTAACYARASQKFYNWLMNNKYFGSFIRDWRIHKAIPLKAKIISVSTIVITMTISAIFAPIIYVRIGMAIIGICVIFYILRFPTKKEEVTE from the coding sequence TTGGCAGAACAAAAGGATTATAGCCACGAAGTAAAACTTCATAAATATGGATTCGTTCGTTATTTATTAATCATAATAGGAACTATATCCTTGATTCTGGGAATTATCGGTATCTTCACCCCGGTTCTGCCCACCACTCCATTCTTACTTTTAACCGCGGCTTGTTATGCAAGGGCTTCTCAAAAGTTCTATAACTGGCTGATGAATAATAAATATTTCGGAAGTTTTATCAGAGACTGGAGAATCCATAAGGCAATCCCTCTTAAAGCAAAGATCATCTCTGTTTCTACAATAGTGATTACTATGACTATCAGTGCAATTTTTGCACCGATCATTTATGTAAGAATTGGAATGGCAATAATTGGTATATGCGTAATCTTTTATATTCTTCGCTTTCCTACTAAAAAGGAAGAAGTAACGGAATAA
- a CDS encoding NAD(P)(+) transhydrogenase (Re/Si-specific) subunit beta — MEKAYINLIYLVSSILFIIGLKLLSHPKTAVKGNFTGAFGMFLAVVGVFFEYGTINQSDIIIIGAALLVGTAIGTFIALKVEMTGMPQLVALLNGLGGLASFLVGGNSLMEILQPGHDTAQLADLQFTISTAATGIIGAVTLTGSLIAFGKLQGLISEKAVRYFGDQIVKVLFLIGSLYLGYLNVIEPTKIEWYWYIVLVASILGVLLVIPIGGADMPVVIALLNSYSGLAASATGFVLGNNVLIISGSLVGASGILLTQIMCKAMNRSLPNVLFGGLGAAPSSADSGDIYTGKTKATSAEEVAMLLDMAQRVVIVPGYGMAVAQAQHAVRELYNQLTDKGIEVEFAIHPVAGRMPGHMNVLLAEADIPYDKMKEMDEINPTFNTVDVVIINGANDVVNPLAKTDPGSPIAGMPILDVDKAKTIIVIKRSLSPGFAGVPNPLFIQENCLMYFQDGKKATQEIVTALKDT; from the coding sequence ATGGAAAAAGCGTATATCAACCTCATTTATCTAGTTTCAAGTATCCTTTTTATCATTGGATTAAAGTTACTTTCTCATCCTAAAACTGCAGTAAAGGGAAACTTTACTGGAGCATTTGGTATGTTCCTAGCAGTTGTAGGAGTATTCTTCGAATACGGAACTATCAACCAAAGCGATATCATTATTATCGGTGCGGCACTCTTAGTAGGAACTGCAATCGGAACTTTTATCGCTCTTAAAGTAGAAATGACTGGAATGCCTCAGTTAGTGGCACTTCTGAACGGACTTGGAGGACTTGCTTCCTTCTTAGTTGGTGGAAACTCTTTGATGGAGATCCTACAACCCGGTCATGATACTGCACAACTTGCAGATCTTCAGTTCACAATCTCTACTGCAGCAACCGGAATTATCGGAGCTGTGACTCTTACAGGAAGTTTGATCGCTTTCGGAAAACTACAAGGTTTGATTTCTGAAAAAGCGGTTCGTTACTTCGGAGACCAGATCGTAAAAGTTTTATTCTTAATTGGTTCACTTTATTTAGGTTATTTAAATGTAATCGAGCCTACTAAGATTGAGTGGTACTGGTACATCGTACTTGTAGCTTCTATCCTTGGAGTTCTGTTAGTAATTCCAATCGGTGGAGCGGATATGCCGGTGGTAATCGCTCTTCTTAACTCTTATTCAGGACTTGCAGCTTCTGCAACTGGATTCGTTTTAGGAAACAATGTTCTTATCATCTCCGGATCTCTTGTAGGAGCTTCCGGTATCCTTCTCACTCAGATAATGTGTAAGGCGATGAACCGTTCTCTTCCAAACGTTCTTTTCGGAGGACTTGGAGCAGCTCCTTCTTCCGCGGATTCTGGAGATATCTATACAGGAAAAACAAAAGCAACTTCTGCAGAAGAAGTGGCAATGTTACTGGATATGGCACAAAGAGTGGTTATCGTTCCTGGTTACGGAATGGCAGTTGCTCAAGCTCAGCACGCAGTTCGTGAACTTTACAACCAACTTACTGATAAAGGTATCGAAGTTGAATTCGCGATCCACCCGGTTGCTGGAAGGATGCCTGGTCATATGAACGTTCTATTAGCAGAAGCTGATATTCCTTACGACAAAATGAAAGAAATGGATGAGATCAATCCTACTTTCAACACTGTAGACGTAGTAATCATCAACGGTGCGAACGACGTGGTAAACCCTCTGGCAAAAACAGATCCAGGTTCTCCTATCGCAGGAATGCCGATCTTAGATGTGGATAAAGCAAAAACCATCATCGTGATCAAACGTTCTTTGAGCCCAGGATTTGCAGGAGTTCCTAACCCGCTATTCATCCAAGAAAACTGCCTCATGTATTTCCAAGATGGTAAAAAAGCCACCCAAGAAATCGTGACTGCACTCAAGGATACCTGA
- a CDS encoding NAD(P) transhydrogenase subunit alpha: MEQFVSYLTIFLIAVFVGIEVINRIPPLLHTPLMSGSNAISGITVIGAILTLHTTNHWIIQVLGFIAIVAATVNVIGGFVVTHRMLGMFKKKD, encoded by the coding sequence ATGGAACAGTTCGTAAGCTACCTGACGATATTTTTAATCGCAGTGTTCGTAGGAATCGAGGTCATCAACCGTATTCCCCCTTTATTACATACCCCTCTTATGTCAGGCTCTAATGCCATTTCGGGGATCACAGTCATCGGAGCGATATTAACTCTTCATACTACAAATCATTGGATTATTCAAGTATTAGGATTTATCGCAATCGTTGCAGCAACCGTCAACGTGATCGGAGGGTTCGTAGTAACTCACCGCATGTTGGGAATGTTCAAGAAAAAGGATTAA
- the queC gene encoding 7-cyano-7-deazaguanine synthase QueC: protein MSSSSKSNSVRTKSQSKNPKAIVLFSGGLDSTTCLYQAIQDGYSPIALSFDYNQKHKQELKSAKKITKLLEVPHLIQKLNPDFFQGSSLTEKKIKVPKNSLGHSKIPNTYVPGRNILFLSFGVSLAEGIGAQRLYIGVNALDYSGYPDCRPEFIKAYSDAIRIGTKTGSEGHPLEICTPLQFLDKKEIVLLGSKLGVPFSMTHSCYDPVGGKPCGKCDSCLLRKKGFQEAGIPEK, encoded by the coding sequence ATGAGTTCTTCTTCCAAGTCGAACAGTGTTCGAACGAAATCTCAATCTAAAAATCCGAAGGCTATTGTTCTTTTCTCAGGCGGATTAGATTCTACCACTTGTTTGTACCAAGCAATCCAAGATGGTTATTCTCCTATTGCTCTTTCCTTCGATTATAATCAAAAACATAAACAAGAACTCAAATCTGCCAAAAAGATCACAAAACTTTTGGAAGTACCACATCTGATCCAAAAATTGAATCCTGATTTTTTCCAAGGTTCATCTCTTACTGAAAAGAAGATCAAGGTGCCTAAAAATTCTTTGGGGCATTCAAAGATCCCAAACACTTATGTTCCTGGAAGGAATATTTTGTTTTTATCTTTCGGAGTTTCTTTGGCGGAAGGTATCGGAGCCCAAAGACTCTATATTGGAGTGAATGCTTTGGATTATTCTGGTTATCCAGATTGTAGACCTGAATTTATAAAAGCCTATTCTGATGCGATCCGTATAGGGACCAAAACAGGATCAGAAGGTCATCCACTTGAGATCTGCACACCTTTGCAATTCTTAGATAAAAAAGAGATCGTGTTATTGGGCTCTAAATTAGGTGTTCCGTTTTCAATGACTCATTCTTGCTATGATCCCGTCGGAGGCAAACCCTGCGGAAAATGCGACTCCTGCTTGCTTCGAAAAAAGGGTTTTCAGGAAGCAGGCATCCCGGAAAAGTGA
- the queD gene encoding 6-carboxytetrahydropterin synthase QueD, whose product MEEIELTKEFRFDAAHFLPNVPEGHKCRRMHGHSFRFKLHLKGKVDEKTGWLMDFAEVSKVVKPLLENYLDHYLLNEIEGLENPTSENISIWLWKKLKPQLSLLYKITLNETCTSACVYNGPSEK is encoded by the coding sequence ATGGAAGAAATAGAACTTACCAAAGAATTTCGTTTCGATGCCGCTCACTTCTTACCGAACGTTCCGGAAGGTCATAAGTGTAGAAGGATGCATGGCCACAGCTTTCGATTCAAATTACATCTGAAAGGTAAGGTGGACGAAAAAACTGGTTGGTTAATGGACTTCGCAGAAGTCAGCAAGGTTGTTAAACCTTTACTTGAAAACTATTTAGATCATTATCTTCTAAACGAAATAGAAGGTTTAGAAAATCCAACCAGCGAGAATATCAGCATCTGGTTGTGGAAAAAACTAAAACCTCAACTTTCTCTTTTATACAAGATCACTTTAAACGAAACCTGTACTAGTGCATGTGTTTATAACGGACCTTCTGAGAAATAA
- a CDS encoding methyl-accepting chemotaxis protein produces the protein MKNWKIWQRLLFLSAFLSLPYPFIIYFLVSEQNIRIGFAEKELSGVHLLRSVMRLWKDQKTDWSDRIATFDHDYKNSELKEGIASSWESSRKEFPDNGTSELSEKQISNLLKLNNHIGDISNLILDPDLDTYYLMDIVLIRIPMLYKLLEEIERLNQERGTKFESFQVRLVAKSGVLTETISGMDRGLSVILESSPEYKERLQVPYSNFKIGLENLNELISNVIDSNDYRRLLSEELYKNSLNTEELYKAASSSLQAGLVKRISGLKVRNYSILAFIFVLLSIPAIGLAITLFKVSSQIRKVVKRMEGIAVGKGDLTQRLDENAGAEFGEIAVSFNTFVERIKLVLTDVIKVTEGLREIADLNMSVSDSLEKTSTDNFSSIQELSATTEEIASSSEFVTGTVKQEIESLSLLTEKAGELSILIEKISNGIQIVKNATESMKQVANESESDLSFLVKTIEGISNSSDKIGKIVDIINEIAEKVELLALNASIESARAGEAGRGFAVVASEITKLADQTSQSILEIRKIVANNSEEAKAGKVAVDTSVNSWRVITSGVDSIFSGLNEMILLLPEELKIKDKLEESIIAIKERSMLINASTNEQKSALQEIASKVYRINESVEESNGSAKTLKARASEMNSQTNRLRDLVDSFRIH, from the coding sequence ATGAAAAATTGGAAAATCTGGCAAAGGCTTTTATTTTTATCCGCATTTCTTTCCCTCCCTTACCCATTCATAATTTATTTTTTAGTTTCAGAGCAAAACATCCGGATCGGGTTCGCGGAAAAGGAATTATCAGGCGTTCATTTATTAAGAAGCGTAATGCGTCTTTGGAAGGATCAAAAAACCGATTGGTCCGATAGGATTGCAACTTTTGATCACGATTACAAGAATTCGGAACTGAAAGAGGGGATAGCGTCTTCTTGGGAATCATCCAGAAAAGAATTCCCCGATAATGGAACTTCCGAATTGTCGGAAAAACAAATCTCCAATCTTTTAAAATTGAATAATCATATCGGTGATATCTCGAATCTTATATTAGATCCGGATTTGGATACGTACTACTTAATGGACATCGTACTCATACGGATCCCTATGCTTTATAAATTGCTGGAAGAGATCGAGCGACTGAATCAGGAACGGGGCACTAAATTCGAAAGTTTCCAAGTCCGTCTTGTCGCTAAATCCGGAGTCTTAACTGAGACTATTTCTGGCATGGATAGAGGGCTTTCGGTGATACTTGAATCCAGTCCGGAGTATAAAGAACGCCTTCAAGTTCCTTATTCGAATTTTAAGATTGGATTGGAGAACTTAAACGAGCTGATATCAAATGTAATCGATTCAAATGATTATAGGCGACTTTTATCTGAAGAATTGTATAAAAATTCTTTAAACACGGAAGAACTATACAAGGCAGCTTCCAGCTCTCTACAGGCAGGTTTAGTAAAACGAATAAGCGGTTTAAAGGTCCGCAATTATTCCATACTTGCCTTCATTTTCGTTTTGCTTTCAATCCCTGCTATTGGACTAGCGATTACTTTATTCAAAGTATCTTCCCAGATCAGGAAAGTCGTAAAAAGGATGGAAGGTATCGCTGTAGGAAAAGGGGATCTAACTCAACGATTGGATGAGAATGCCGGCGCGGAATTCGGAGAAATAGCGGTAAGTTTTAATACCTTCGTCGAAAGAATTAAATTGGTCTTAACTGATGTAATCAAAGTTACGGAAGGATTAAGGGAGATAGCAGATTTAAATATGTCCGTTTCCGATTCTTTAGAAAAAACTTCTACCGATAATTTTTCCTCGATACAAGAATTGAGCGCTACTACAGAAGAAATCGCTTCCTCTTCGGAATTCGTAACTGGCACGGTTAAACAAGAGATCGAAAGTTTATCTCTTCTAACTGAGAAAGCCGGTGAGCTATCGATCCTCATCGAAAAAATCTCGAACGGGATTCAAATTGTTAAAAACGCAACGGAAAGTATGAAACAAGTCGCAAACGAAAGTGAATCGGATCTAAGTTTCCTTGTAAAGACGATCGAGGGTATTTCCAACAGTTCGGACAAAATTGGAAAAATTGTGGATATTATAAATGAAATTGCAGAAAAAGTGGAATTGCTTGCGCTTAACGCATCCATAGAATCTGCAAGGGCCGGAGAAGCTGGGAGAGGGTTTGCCGTGGTTGCTTCCGAAATAACGAAATTAGCCGATCAGACTTCTCAAAGTATATTAGAAATACGGAAAATAGTGGCGAATAATTCGGAAGAGGCTAAGGCAGGCAAGGTTGCAGTAGATACTTCTGTAAATTCGTGGAGGGTGATCACCTCCGGGGTCGATTCTATTTTTTCAGGATTGAATGAAATGATTCTTCTTCTTCCAGAGGAATTGAAAATTAAGGATAAATTGGAAGAATCTATAATTGCGATAAAAGAAAGATCGATGTTGATCAACGCGAGTACAAACGAACAAAAGAGCGCATTGCAAGAAATAGCATCCAAAGTATATCGGATCAATGAGTCAGTCGAGGAGTCGAACGGGTCGGCAAAAACTTTGAAAGCTCGGGCTTCCGAAATGAATTCGCAAACAAATAGGCTTAGGGACTTAGTCGATTCATTTAGGATTCATTGA
- a CDS encoding cation diffusion facilitator family transporter, whose amino-acid sequence MHGHHHHSHDDHHGHSHSHSGDPHSSSMPENSRAFLFAFLLNFGFAGIEFVGGYFFDSLAILSDSLHDLGDSGFLALAWIFQKIAAKPRTQTFTFGYRRLSLSAALVNSFVLFLGSFGILFFAITKLNEPGSPNGWGMLGLSILGVIVNGAALFKLKNSSGLNAKTAFLHLLEDVLGWVAVFFGSIALIVFGWSWVDPVLSIVISLWVGIQSFRNLRKILLLHLQSSPEGIDTKELENRILKLKGVRSVHDLHLWSMDGDYHVLTLHVGVQETSITQAQRLKEKIRNITKEFHIPHATVEVEPAGAECPYQEC is encoded by the coding sequence ATGCACGGGCACCATCATCATTCTCACGATGATCATCATGGACACTCTCATTCACATTCGGGTGATCCTCATTCTAGTTCTATGCCCGAAAACTCTCGAGCATTCTTATTTGCATTTCTATTAAACTTTGGATTTGCAGGGATAGAATTTGTAGGCGGATATTTTTTCGATAGCTTAGCAATTCTTTCTGATTCTCTACATGATCTGGGAGATAGTGGTTTCTTAGCTCTTGCTTGGATCTTCCAAAAGATCGCAGCAAAACCAAGGACCCAAACATTTACATTCGGTTACAGAAGACTCAGTCTTTCTGCTGCATTAGTAAATTCTTTTGTTCTATTTTTAGGATCCTTCGGGATCTTATTCTTTGCTATTACCAAATTGAATGAACCAGGTTCCCCTAATGGCTGGGGAATGTTAGGACTTTCTATTTTAGGTGTGATCGTAAACGGAGCAGCATTATTCAAATTAAAGAATAGTTCAGGTCTAAATGCAAAAACTGCATTCCTTCATCTTCTAGAAGATGTATTGGGATGGGTTGCAGTATTCTTCGGCAGTATTGCCTTGATCGTATTCGGATGGTCTTGGGTGGATCCTGTATTATCTATCGTTATCTCTCTTTGGGTTGGGATCCAATCCTTCCGCAATTTAAGAAAGATACTTCTTTTACATCTTCAGTCTTCTCCCGAAGGTATCGATACAAAAGAATTAGAAAATCGGATCTTAAAATTGAAAGGGGTTCGTTCAGTTCATGATCTTCATCTTTGGTCCATGGATGGAGATTATCATGTACTAACTCTTCATGTGGGTGTTCAGGAAACTTCTATAACCCAAGCTCAGAGATTAAAGGAGAAGATCCGCAATATCACTAAAGAGTTTCATATCCCTCATGCAACTGTGGAAGTAGAACCAGCAGGCGCAGAATGTCCTTATCAAGAATGCTGA
- a CDS encoding uracil-DNA glycosylase: protein MSETSKEQELEIIAKEVAPCVRCKLNTTRTQTVFGEGNPNAEVMFIGEGPGKQEDLTGRPFVGKAGELLTRIIERGMGVPRDSVYIANVTKCRPTVDLKFEKDRPPEDDEVIACSPFLLRQISIIQPKVIITLGNPSTRFILRTKEGITKLRGHWGDFHGIPVMPTYHPSYVIRNGGENSPLKRDVWEDIKKVLERLDWKRPG from the coding sequence ATGAGTGAAACTTCGAAAGAACAAGAGTTGGAGATCATCGCAAAAGAAGTGGCTCCTTGTGTTCGATGCAAATTGAATACTACTCGGACCCAAACCGTCTTCGGAGAAGGAAATCCAAACGCTGAAGTCATGTTCATAGGAGAAGGTCCAGGAAAACAAGAGGACCTGACAGGCAGACCATTCGTAGGAAAAGCAGGAGAATTATTAACTAGAATTATAGAAAGAGGGATGGGTGTTCCGAGAGACAGCGTCTATATCGCGAACGTAACTAAATGTAGGCCGACCGTAGATCTAAAATTCGAAAAAGACAGACCTCCAGAAGATGACGAAGTAATCGCATGTTCTCCTTTTTTGCTCAGACAAATTTCTATCATACAACCAAAGGTAATCATAACCTTAGGAAATCCTTCCACTAGATTCATTTTAAGAACAAAAGAAGGGATTACCAAACTTAGAGGACATTGGGGAGATTTTCATGGCATCCCTGTTATGCCTACTTATCATCCCAGCTACGTAATCCGCAACGGTGGGGAGAATAGTCCCTTAAAAAGAGATGTTTGGGAAGATATAAAAAAAGTCTTGGAACGGCTGGATTGGAAACGTCCGGGATAG
- a CDS encoding YjgN family protein, with protein MENSTTRAKFDGAGWDLFKLYLFNALATISTLGIYSFWARVRVERYLRQHTVFLGQRFDFHATGLERFLGFLKAAPVAIILFCAIKFPLQWWVFSTELEPLSNLIPIFLLLYILGPFIFVGRLRFHLSRTSYNNIRFHFAGRVLELVKIFLVGLPLTIITFGFYSPWFTVRLKRFQIENTYYGNAGFKFDGTGGSLFWIHLKGFLLLIPTLGFYASWWQANVYNYFWNQTTVNGIRFKANLKGEDILVYTILSYMAILFSLGLAFPWIAVIWYKLFYEAISLEVEPDLSQIQPEYDKGASALAEGFESSLEALADIFD; from the coding sequence ATGGAAAATTCAACGACTCGCGCCAAGTTTGACGGGGCCGGATGGGACCTATTTAAATTATATCTTTTTAATGCTTTAGCTACTATTAGTACATTAGGCATTTATTCTTTTTGGGCAAGAGTAAGAGTAGAAAGATATTTAAGACAACATACTGTCTTTTTAGGACAAAGATTCGATTTCCACGCTACCGGTCTGGAAAGATTTTTAGGATTTTTGAAAGCGGCTCCGGTCGCGATTATCTTATTTTGCGCGATTAAATTCCCTTTACAGTGGTGGGTCTTTAGTACTGAGCTTGAGCCTCTTTCCAATTTAATTCCGATCTTTCTTCTTCTTTATATTTTAGGACCTTTTATCTTTGTAGGAAGATTAAGATTCCATTTAAGTAGGACTTCCTATAATAATATCAGATTTCATTTTGCGGGAAGAGTTCTGGAACTTGTTAAAATTTTCTTAGTAGGACTTCCACTTACGATCATCACTTTCGGATTTTATTCTCCTTGGTTCACGGTCCGTTTGAAAAGATTCCAAATAGAAAATACATATTACGGAAACGCAGGATTTAAATTTGATGGAACAGGAGGATCTTTATTTTGGATCCATCTGAAAGGTTTCCTTCTACTTATACCTACATTAGGATTTTATGCTTCTTGGTGGCAGGCAAATGTTTATAATTATTTTTGGAATCAAACAACAGTAAACGGGATCAGATTTAAGGCCAATTTAAAGGGAGAAGATATACTGGTTTATACCATTCTCTCTTATATGGCGATCTTATTCTCTTTAGGTTTGGCATTTCCTTGGATTGCAGTAATTTGGTATAAATTATTCTACGAAGCGATTTCTTTAGAAGTGGAACCAGATCTAAGCCAGATCCAGCCTGAATATGACAAAGGAGCTTCCGCATTGGCAGAAGGATTTGAAAGTTCTTTAGAAGCTCTGGCTGATATATTCGATTAA